The following are encoded in a window of Candidatus Bathyarchaeota archaeon genomic DNA:
- a CDS encoding transposase — translation MLQLVAPATFLIVDSTPLVDLYDMEAGWGYTSRGKFRGFKLHVTVNQLGLPLKAVVTPGNRYDSPFLPELIEDLEAQYVLADAGYDSKTNDRAVKTIDAEPVIASNPRRGKRRKIEHGELLRAKRYLVEQFNGHVKGNVLKECWIRPRGLVKKTAMVTAGLISIDASAMKAMIKGETSLKAVSQYWD, via the coding sequence ATGCTTCAACTCGTCGCGCCAGCCACTTTTCTAATAGTTGACTCAACGCCGCTTGTGGACCTCTACGACATGGAAGCAGGCTGGGGCTATACGAGCAGGGGAAAGTTTAGAGGCTTCAAGCTTCACGTAACCGTGAATCAGTTGGGGCTACCGTTGAAGGCGGTAGTTACGCCAGGTAACCGTTATGACTCACCGTTTCTTCCAGAGCTCATTGAGGATTTGGAGGCACAGTACGTTTTGGCTGACGCGGGCTACGACTCGAAAACAAATGACAGAGCAGTCAAAACCATCGATGCCGAGCCTGTTATTGCTTCCAATCCTAGGCGGGGTAAGCGCAGGAAGATCGAGCATGGAGAGTTGTTGAGAGCTAAGCGCTACTTGGTGGAGCAGTTTAACGGGCATGTCAAAGGCAACGTGTTGAAAGAATGCTGGATCAGGCCTAGAGGCTTGGTGAAGAAGACTGCGATGGTCACGGCTGGGCTCATAAGCATAGATGCAAGTGCCATGAAAGCAATGATCAAGGGCGAAACTAGCCTGAAAGCAGTAAGCCAGTACTGGGATTAA
- a CDS encoding site-specific integrase has protein sequence MKDAIYNYDRAKSRILDRIVSSNICEGNKKALLDFHRECVIHGLSNARIVKYLDTLFRIAQWFDTTFQEVTKDDVADIVQRIESNGYSEWTKRDYKIMLKIFFRWFRKSESYPDEVRWIKSTAKTRNKLPEEILSPEEIMRMVDAADNLRDKAFVLVLYESGCRIGELLTLQLKHVQFDSFGAVLIVNGKTGQRRVRVILSAPKLSQWVENHPLRSNPDAALWVTIGTRRRNTVLTYPTAKDTLRNLAEKCGIGKRVHPHLFRHSRATHLANYLTEAQMKQYFGWVQASDMASVYVHLSGRDVDNALFKLNGMQVTEDRTGQELKPLVCPRCRSRNSPDAKFCINCGLCLDARTAVQIDVAREKADRLITELVEKPEVLNSLLRAVANTN, from the coding sequence TTGAAAGATGCAATATACAATTATGACAGAGCGAAGAGCAGGATTTTGGATAGAATTGTATCGTCCAACATTTGCGAGGGGAACAAGAAGGCACTTTTGGATTTTCATCGCGAATGCGTTATACATGGCCTTAGCAATGCCAGAATTGTGAAGTATCTTGACACACTTTTTAGGATAGCACAGTGGTTTGATACTACTTTTCAAGAAGTGACAAAGGACGATGTTGCTGACATAGTCCAAAGGATTGAATCGAACGGCTACTCAGAATGGACAAAACGTGACTACAAGATTATGCTCAAGATCTTCTTTCGTTGGTTCAGAAAGAGTGAGAGCTATCCGGACGAGGTCAGGTGGATCAAATCGACAGCCAAAACGAGGAACAAACTGCCGGAAGAGATCCTGTCACCGGAGGAAATAATGAGAATGGTAGATGCAGCAGATAACCTGAGAGACAAGGCATTTGTACTTGTTCTCTACGAGTCTGGCTGCAGAATAGGCGAGTTACTCACGCTGCAGCTGAAGCACGTCCAATTCGACAGCTTTGGTGCAGTTCTTATTGTTAATGGTAAAACAGGTCAGAGAAGAGTCAGGGTGATTCTTTCTGCGCCGAAGTTGAGTCAATGGGTTGAAAATCATCCCTTGCGATCAAATCCGGATGCGGCTTTGTGGGTGACAATCGGGACAAGGAGACGCAATACAGTTCTAACCTACCCAACAGCAAAGGATACTCTGAGAAATCTCGCAGAAAAATGCGGAATAGGCAAAAGGGTACATCCGCATCTATTCAGGCACTCTAGAGCTACTCATCTGGCAAATTACTTAACGGAAGCGCAGATGAAACAATATTTTGGGTGGGTGCAGGCGTCGGATATGGCTTCAGTTTATGTTCATCTTTCAGGCAGGGATGTTGACAATGCACTGTTTAAGCTGAATGGAATGCAAGTTACTGAAGATAGGACAGGGCAAGAGCTCAAGCCTTTGGTCTGCCCAAGATGCAGAAGCAGAAATTCCCCCGATGCAAAGTTTTGCATAAACTGCGGACTGTGTTTGGATGCTAGGACAGCAGTACAAATAGATGTGGCAAGAGAAAAAGCGGACAGGCTTATAACAGAGCTTGTAGAGAAGCCTGAAGTATTGAATTCCTTGTTAAGAGCTGTAGCAAACACCAACTGA
- a CDS encoding class I SAM-dependent methyltransferase — protein MICENLNSGLTLDFGSADGNLHKFLLQNPDIEVIGVDISKNENVDVVHNLDKMPYPFPSNYAENIVAGEVIEHLENPLAFLKECFRILKQKGVLIITTPNMTGLQHFLYSQKPERRHTHLYSWGIKNFKNLVGRTKFKIRKIELFTAYWNRNIFYRIVTYLIPQLRTSLFIVLEK, from the coding sequence ATGATTTGTGAAAATCTCAATTCAGGACTGACGCTTGATTTTGGCTCTGCTGATGGTAACCTGCACAAATTCCTGCTACAAAATCCTGATATAGAAGTCATCGGTGTTGATATTTCGAAGAATGAAAACGTGGATGTTGTCCATAACTTAGACAAGATGCCGTACCCATTCCCCTCAAACTATGCCGAAAACATAGTGGCAGGAGAAGTCATAGAGCATCTCGAAAACCCTCTCGCTTTTCTAAAAGAATGTTTTAGAATACTCAAGCAAAAAGGCGTTCTAATAATAACTACTCCCAACATGACAGGATTGCAACATTTCCTATACTCTCAAAAACCAGAGAGGAGACATACCCACTTGTACTCATGGGGCATCAAAAATTTCAAGAACCTTGTTGGAAGGACTAAATTTAAAATAAGAAAAATCGAACTGTTTACTGCATATTGGAACAGAAATATCTTTTATAGAATAGTAACATACTTAATCCCACAACTGAGAACAAGTCTCTTTATTGTTCTCGAAAAGTAA